CAAGACTGAGGCTGCCAAGAACAGAACACGCAGCTCATGATATGACACCGTCTCTGCCCTCATATGTCTCCTGGAGAGGAGGAGCTGTTGATGGGTGGGCATGGCCCTCAAGGGTCCCCTCAACCCCTCTTGTTTCTCCTGCCAGGCACGGGCAGTGGTTCTGTATCCCACGCAATCATCCGCAGCGTTGCCCCCACTGGCCACCTACACACAGTAGAGTTCCACCAGCAACGGGCGGACAAGGCCCGGGAGGAATTCCAGGAGCATCGGCTGAGCCAGTGGGTGACTGTGCACACCCAGGATGTGTGCTGCAGTGGCTTCGGTGTGGTCCACGTGGCTGACGCTGTCTTCTTGGATATCCCATCACCCTGGGAAGCTGTGGGCCATGCCTGGGATGCCCTCAAGGTTGAAGGTGCGTCAGTGGTGTTGGTTAGGGTGCAGGTAGGGGGCTGAGCTGCTGGGTCATCTGGAACCCAGGAAAACCCGTGTACCCGAGGGCCACACCACAGTAATGGTCACATCAGGGTTCCTTTTGGCTCACAGCGAGGACTGGCTCAGGCTGGCTGGAGACCAGGGTCAGAGAAGATGGGTCCCATTCTCCAGCCAAGATGGGAACTCACTGGGGCCCTGGGGCCCTGACAGCTGCATCCAAGTGCAGGCAGGATTTGCATGATAGAACGGGCCAGGATCCAAGCTGGAGATTATAGGCAATCCCCTACCCCCAGCCATTTCCTGcagactcccagcacccatgctgcaGAGCCAGGGACCCTTTTAGGGAAGATGCTGAGGGTAGAGGCGGGGTGATGGGAAAGCCAGGAGAAGGTCGGCCGCGAGCCAGAAAAGCCGCTGCTGAGGCCTGGGGATTTCGCCTTTTCTGGAGAAGAAACAGGCTTGGCAACCAGGGCTGCTCTCCACCCCACTCTGTACCAAGGGCGGGGGAGGCTCTGACAGGCAGGAGCCCAGGCTCTCTAGCTGCCTCAGGTCCTGTGCAGACCTCTGTGTCCCTGCTGTCTGCTGAGGTGGCCTAAGGGGAAGCCTGGAGGTCTCCACCTGAAGTTCCCTGATGCAGGGTCAGTCCAGCCTTGGTAAGGGCCAAGCCAGGCAGGGGCGCCTCCTTACAAAGTAGTCAGAGGCACCTCTGCCTTGTTTTGGTCCCATGACCCATGTCTGCCTCTCCTGGGCTCTTCCCCAGATCTTCATTCTCTGGGTCCTTCAGTGTgaggtgtttttctgttttgttttgttttgtttttttttgtaggCTTGGTGTTTTGTAACACGCTCTATCTCTAGTGGCCTCTGGCAAGGAGTATATGGTGTGATTTGCTGTTTAGTGACAGCGGACTCTATCCTGTCTCATCCCTGTGTCAGGGAGCGCTCTGGGTCCCAGGCCTAGGGACTTGTGTACACACTGCATCTCTGCCGTGGCTTGCTCATGGGCACTTTCATAGTTTGGGGGCAGGCTGAGTAAAGCCTGTAAGCTGCCCCCgtgggaggcagcagggaggagctcCAAATGTGCTTGCTGTAGGCTCCTCCTGTTCCCAAGAGCCAACGACAGCCTCTAATTTTCTGTGACAGCAGCAACCCACACACCGCCCCATGTTGCCCTATTGTTAGAGCTATTCTTGGGACTGGCTCTGACAGCcctgacccccccaccccccagccctccACTGCCTCCTACAAGGCAGGATGATGATGCCTACTGGCAGGGAGACCTGGGCATCTCAGTCTTGGGCCTCGCTACTGACCCGGACTTCTGCCCAAGGGTGGCCCAGCAGGTAGGGCAAAAATGTATAGCTTCCCGAGGCCCTTGCATTGCGACTTGGTCTGAGGGCTTACAGTCTGCAGTCAGTCTTGAGCCAGCCTCAGGTCCAGGGTGGGTTGTGGATGCCACTACACTACCCTCTGACCCCTGTCTTGCTCCTGCAGGTGGGCGTTTCTGCTCCTTCTCTCCGTGCATTGAGCAGGTGCAGCGGACATGCCAGGCGCTGGCAGCCCATGGCTTCACAGAGCTTAGCACCCTGGAGGTACTGCCACAGGTCTACAATGTGCGCACTGTCAGTCTGCCCTTGCCCGACCTGGGGGCCAACAACTTAGAGACCAACATGGGCTCTGATGCCAGCCCCTTCCGTAGTGGCACACCCATGAAGGAGACTGTGGGCCACACTGGCTACCTGACTTTTGCCACTAAAACCCCAGGCTAGCAGGCCTCCAAATGAACAgcacaggcaagcaggcagggagGCCAGAGGCTGCCTTATATGGTCAGCCACTGCCCTCGTGGCTTGTGTTTAGAAAGagatgggggcggggtggggcaggGGCCTCCTGGGTGGCTGAGGGGGGTGAGTAGGCTGGCCCTGCTCAGCTGGGAGGCATTCCTGTCTTCTGAGAGGGAAGTCTCCACTTCATCACTGCTCAGCGCAAGCTCTGTCCTGGCTCTTTGTTGTCAACATGAGTCTTTCCTCTCCATAGTCCTTCCTGGGTTTTGAGACTAAATGGTAAAAGTTGAGGGCGTCGGAAGCTTTGGGCACTGCCTATAGCCTGGGCTGACCTACGGGAGCGTGGGTTGTCCCATCCCTGGCGCAAGTCTCCAGGCCCTGGTGCTCCAGAGCTTAGCCAGAAGCTGTGGTTGAGCTAAATTAACCAGAAAGCCCAGCCCTGCCCTCCTCTCCCTATACTTCCCTAAGGCTGATGGAgggaccaggctggcccaggaaCAAAGGAGGTGATGATAATCAATAATCATGTGCTGCACAGGCCACGTGTGTGTCAGCacgaccgtgtgtgtgtgtgtgtgtgtgtgtgtgtgtgtgtgtgtgtgtgtgtgtgtgtgtgtgtgtgtgtgtgtgtggagttcctggtgtgctggtgtgctgtcATCTGGGGTTAGGCATCATCCTGAGGGATAGAACACAGCAGGATTGGTCCCTGCTTCCGTGACCTTCCAGTCCTTGTTGGAGCTGGGGTCAAAGCGGATCATAGAGGAGCCTGTGCATGGGCTAAGAGCCTGGCTGTGGACTTGCCACATGTGTCACCTTGGCCTGGTGTCCATTCTCGGTATGTGGCTAGCTTCAAGGGAGTTTCAGTGCTCGGTGCTCAGATCATCTTGGTGTGAGGCTGCcagtcagctgctgctgctgcgtggAAGCAGCCATCGCGAGACTCACCAGTGTCCTACTGTCATATGTCATACCCGAGGGCACCCAAAGGATAATAAATATTTTCCCCACTGTGCTTATTGTCTTGTTCCCACAAGGGCTGTCCTTCAGCAGTGGCCCAGGCCCGCTGCTCCACACGTGCCTTCCTGActtctgtccttttctctctGCCCTCAGTAGGTACTATGGCGTTTCTGACCTCTAGAACAACACCACAGGACTCTTCACAAAGGCATGTCCTGGGCTCCTTCCCACATTCCTATGAGAACCTAACTTGAGTTCCTGGGGTTGGCTTCCCAGGCTGTCTGTTCTCAGTGTAATGGCAACTGGAGGTCCTAGAGGTCGTGTGCCCTCAGAGCTGTTCCGGCTCCCTAGGACCACCAACCCTGTTCCAGGGCTTACCCTCCCTCCAGGACTTGCTCTCAGCTCTAACATGCCTAGCCTAAAGGACTGAGGTGAGGCCCCACGCATGTGCAACATAGAGTGGGTGCCTTCAGTACCAGGACCTGCAAAGGGTTGTAAGTGGATGATCTGGGCACCCTGCTACCTGGCCTGGCCTGAGCAATCCTGGCTCTCTGTCCTTGGGGAAGGGCTTCTGGCCAACAGGTAAAGGTCAAGGGACAGCATTACTGTGGGACAGAGCTTGCTCAGTTGTGGGACACACGGGCCGTATAGCCAGGAAGGCCCAGGTTATGTCTTCCATATGGGTCTCACTGGCTAGATGTCCTGCAGAAGGGACCCTGGCCaagtctggaaaaaaaacaatcTACTTACTGTCCCTTGGGATAACCaaattctagctttcatagtctcagccTTGGAGAGTCTATCCAACCCTAGTTTACCTCTAAGTCCAACCACAGCTGGAGGGCCACCTGGCCCTGGACTTACCTGCAAGCCTTTGTGTCTCTACAGCTCTGCTCAAATcatcctccttattcttttttttttttttttaatattcatctATTCCATGTGAGTACtcaatagctgtcttcagacacaccagaagagggcttcagatcttattacagatggttgtgagccaccatatggttgctgggaattgaactcaggacctctggcagagcagccagtgctcttaaccgctgagccacctctccagccccatcctctTTATTCGTTCACTCCTTCATTAGTTAGTTTTTGAGGTGGGgtattctctgtgtagtcctgactgacCAGGAACTTGATCTATAAAACTGgctagccttaaaaaaaaaaaaaagctagccgAGCAGtgatggcccacgcctttaatcccagcactagggaggcagaagcaggtggatttctgagttcgaggccagcctggtctacagagtgagttccaggacagccagggctacacagagaaaccctgtttcgaaaaaccaaaactctggctagccttgaactcagatctgctgtCTGCCTGGCTAAACCATCTCCTCTTGACTGCTTTCCCAGACTGCTGCCCACTCTCAGACAGGAGCCTTCAGCTCAGCCATCCTCTGTACCCTGCACTGATCTGCTGAGGGTTAGTTACCTCAGCAGGAGCCCCCAGGGCAAAGGAGAGGCTAGGTCCCCAGGTCCTTCAGACTGAGCCTGGCTCCTAAAGTAGCCCTGAAGCCATGGTTGTTGAGTTCAGTTAACTGATCCTGGGTGCACCTGACTCAGAGGCTCGGGACTCATCATGGGGCAAGATCCTGGAAACTCCCCTTCCAGCCTGACTCCTGTCACTGGCCCTCAGTTTTCCCTTAGATATTTTCCTGGGTCACAACCTGCATTGTGACCAGGACAGCAGCACACCTCTCAGCCTCCTTGGCAAGAGTCTGCTCTGCAGCGCCAAGCCCCGGGAAGCCCTGAATGCACCTCTAGGTGCAGACCCTGGTTCACCTGCTGGAAGGCTCCTGGGCCAGGGTGATCAGCTTCCTCAGACAGACTTCCTCCGAGCCGCCTGTGAGCTGTGCCCAGGCCTCAAAATATGCTGCCCTGTGTTTGAGGGTTTTCCAGCAAGGGCATTGGGATCTAGTATTGTGTCTCTGGGTGAAGAATGGGTAGTACAAGGGTGGCTAGGGACACCTCTGCCTCTTACATTGTCTAGGTCTCTTGGAACTTGACCTTGAAGCTGtgtcctcttctcccctcctgacCATTGCACAGTtgcctctttctgcctcagcctagcCTTCATCCTGGGACAGGCAGGCTGCCAGGGACTCCAGCAACAGGGAGAAAGAAGTGCTTCCGGCCCACTGCTGGAAATGCCACCCAGGTGGAGAAAGAAGACTCACTTAGCTTTTACACCGGAAGCCACAGGGGTGGGCTGGTGAACGTCCTGTGGACTTACGGCCAGCCTAGGATGCTCTTGCTAGGTCAGTTGAATAAGACTCCTTAGGGAGGGTAGGGGCCTCCTTCAGACCTGAGCGCATGAGGCCATAGGAATGTCTGGGAAATGTTAGTGCCCAGTGCTCCCAGCTCTCACCTCCATTGGTGAGGAGCCTTACTTCCACTGCTAGCCTGGTTTGAACCAGACACACAGTGTGAGAGACATGAACAGCAGAGAAAAGCAGGGGATTAAACTCTTATATAGGTCCCAAGGAAGGGACCTCAGGTTTATAGACTTGACCTTCTGGGTAGCAGAGCTTGGGTGGTAACTCGCCCGTAGGAGTGTAGGGGTGGGATGAGCCCAGTCTCTGGATATGCCACTCAGGTTGGTGGTGAGTCACCTCCCTGTGGGGATGAGACAGTGACAGCCTCGTGGCCTACTGAGAGTGTGTCATGTCAGTGGTTGGGACAGTCAGCTTACAGAATGCCACTGTGACTACTGCCACCTTCTCCCAGAAGCCGTCCTTTGGGGTGGGAGGGAgtggctgacaagatggctcagtaggtaaaggcaggCTCTTGCCACCAAACTTGACCAGACTTGagtctctggaacccacatggtggacagAGAGAACTCCATCTGACTTACACACGTGCACCATGGGACATGAGCACATCCCTGcccctccatgtgtgtgtgcgcgtgcgtgtgtgcatacatgagtgAAAGCCAGAGAGTGCCTGAGTCATCTCCCAGGACTGGGATTCTACACACATGTCACCGTTCCTGCCAGCTTTGCATTGGTTCTAAGCATTCAGCTTGAGTCCTTGTGCTTAAGAGGCATGCTTtagcagctgagcaagccatccCCCTAGCTCAGCTCCCTTTTCTGCCTGTTCCAGGATCTGAGGCCAGAATCTGGGTTCTGACTCTGGTCCATCCGATAAATATCCTTTGTGCTCTAGGCCATAAAACAGCCTTTGCAGGCACCCGAATGGCCTTTGCACTCCAGGTACTGACAGCTTGTGCGCACGTATGGGGGCACTTGAATCTTCAGGACTGTGGAAGATTTGCAGTTAGTTTTCTAGAAAATGAAGGCGTTTGCCTTGGTTTCTTGTGGTTTGAAGCTGACCAGAAGTCCTACCTGGCCTGGGTCTGAGCACACAGCCTCTCTTTTGACCTTTCCAATTTCCCAGGTAGGTATACATACCCACTAGCTGCTGCCTTAGACATGCTGGGTAACAtgtgacatcacacacacacacacacaaaggactaaACAGCGGTCAGACCTTCTCTTGCAAGGCTCAGGGTAGAGCTGAGCCAATGTCAGCCTGCTGCCGCTGGCTGCCTCTCCTGCTCCTGGGACGTGTGCCAGCATCACGAGCTTAGGTACAGTAGGTCCCAGCCCAGCTGTGCTGGTGCTGGCCAAGCCTTTAGTCTCATTGTGTCCATAGACACCCCCCCCCAGTCACTGGTTGAAGCGTACCCCATGGCTGGCCTAGACAGATCTGGGGAATGAGAGAAGGAACAGCAGatctggggagaaagaggagcaagcccttgctgctctttctTTGCCCTGCTGTGTGTCTTAAGTGAGCCTAGCCCGTGGGCTCTGCATGGGGGTCATCAGCAAATATGGCCCTGTCCATGCAGAGCAGCCTGGCCAGCCTGCTTTGAGTCTTTTGCCAGGACGAGGGCGTTTCAAAGTCAGGCTGCCTCCAAGGCGGGATCTTCAGCGGGAGGGAATAACTTGGCTCCCACCAGGCTGAGAATAGCTCAGAATTGGGTCACGCTCACCGAGCACTCCGGTCACAGCCTCCAGCCTTTGACAATAATCAGCTTTTTCCCCCCGACATCTGTCCCTTCAAAGAGGGGGGAGGCAGGCTTGGGCACATTTTTAGAAGAATGTgaggggatgggagaggaagCTGTTTTTCCATGGACAAGCCTCCCTCCTCtgaccaccccccactcccaccgcCATGCTGGCCACTTCAAACCTTCCTGCCCATCCTTAGCTCCATTCCtaggacaccccccacccccagactccTGCTCAAACCAAAGCAGCCTTGTACCCCTCACGGCTGAAGATAAGGATTCTCTATCCTGGAGATATCCTAGACctgtctgcccctcccccagcccacaCTCTCAACAGCCCAGCCTTTTGTGTCATGAGAGTCAGGTGGTACCTGCTGTTGTCCTCTTCTGTGGATGACATAGTGACTGTGCAGCTTTTCCTTAAGGACTTTGGGGTGTAAGTTTCTCGGATCCCAGTGAACTTCACTGAGGCAGCCCCTTGTCCTATTCTGCCCAACATGAACTTCAGAAATTCTTTACCTAGCTTTACCCAAGCGTGTTTCTGTAAGACTCCAGTAGGTTTCCCCTGGCTGCACTGTGGCCCCGGCCCTCCATAGCCTCATTGACATTGCCCACACATCCAGATACCTCTGCCTACCTACTCTCATGTGCCATGTACAAGTGTCAGGctgcgccgggcgtggtggcacacacctttaattccagcacttgggaggcagaggcaggtgaatttctgagttcgaggccagcctgatctacagagtgagttccaggacagccagggctatacagagaaaccctgtctcgaaaaaccaaaacaaacaagcaaacaaacaagtgtCAGGCTGCATGGTCAGTTTCCAGGATCTTGCCCCTTGATGAGTCCTAAGCACCTCAGCTAGAGCCTTATGTTCTGAGCCTCCTTGATCTAGGAACAAAGGTGACCTCAGACCTACAGCAATGTCTTTCGCCATTTGGACTGATGTCCTAAGAGAACAGGTCTGTACCTTTAAGTTGAGCTCCGTCTCTCCTGGCTTTGGCAGTACCAAGGTGTGCACTCACAGTAGGACTTTACACCAGATCCTCCTGGGCCCAGGACATCCACCTGCTTAGCTGACCCAATCTATGCTTACAGAGGG
The nucleotide sequence above comes from Mus musculus strain C57BL/6J chromosome 12, GRCm38.p6 C57BL/6J. Encoded proteins:
- the Trmt61a gene encoding tRNA (adenine(58)-N(1))-methyltransferase catalytic subunit TRMT61A; the encoded protein is MSFVAYEELIKEGDTAILSLGHGSMVAVRVQRGAQTQTRHGVLRHSVDLIGRPFGSKVICSRGGWVYVLHPTPELWTVNLPHRTQILYSTDIALITMMLELRPGSVVCESGTGSGSVSHAIIRSVAPTGHLHTVEFHQQRADKAREEFQEHRLSQWVTVHTQDVCCSGFGVVHVADAVFLDIPSPWEAVGHAWDALKVEGGRFCSFSPCIEQVQRTCQALAAHGFTELSTLEVLPQVYNVRTVSLPLPDLGANNLETNMGSDASPFRSGTPMKETVGHTGYLTFATKTPG